Proteins from a genomic interval of Trifolium pratense cultivar HEN17-A07 linkage group LG6, ARS_RC_1.1, whole genome shotgun sequence:
- the LOC123890200 gene encoding senescence-specific cysteine protease SAG39-like: MTANNQLYHISFALILCLGLWSTIQVTSRTLQDDTMNERHEQWMDHYGKVYKNSQEREKRFKIFTENVNYIEAFNNVANNKQYTLGINQFADLTNEEFISSKNKFKGHMCSSITKTTSFKYENVSAIPSTVDWRTKGAVTPVKNQGQCGCCWAFSAVAATEGIHKLSSGKLISLSEQELVDCDTKGVDQGCEGGLMDDAFKFIIQNHGLSTEAKYPYQGVDGTCNANKASINAVTITGYEDVPANNEQALQKAVANQPISVAIDASGSDFQFYKSGVFTGSCGTELDHGVTAVGYGVSNDGTKYWLVKNSWGTDWGEEGYIRMQRGVDAAEGLCGIAMEASYPTA, translated from the exons ATGACAGCCAATAATCAattatatcatatttcattTGCATTGATCCTATGTTTGGGATTGTGGAGTACTATTCAAGTCACTTCTCGCACTCTTCAAGATGACACCATGAATGAAAGGCACGAGCAATGGATGGATCACTATGGCAAAGTTTACAAGAATTCTCAAGAAAGAGAGAAACGTTTCAAGATATTCACAGAAAATGTGAATTATATTGAAGCTTTCAACAATGTTGCCAATAACAAGCAATACACACTAGGCATTAATCAATTTGCGGACCTCACAAACGAGGAGTTCATATCAtctaaaaacaaattcaaaggaCATATGTGTTCATCAATCACAAAGACAACAAGTTTTAAGTATGAAAATGTAAGTGCAATCCCATCTACAGTGGATTGGAGAACGAAAGGAGCAGTGACACCTGTGAAGAACCAAGGCCAATGTG GATGTTGTTGGGCATTCTCTGCTGTTGCAGCAACTGAAGGAATTCATAAGTTGAGTTCTGGAAAGTTGATTTCTTTATCAGAACAAGAACTTGTTGATTGTGACACAaaaggtgttgatcaaggttgTGAAGGTGGTCTTATGGATGATGCCTTCAAGTTTATCATTCAAAATCATGGACTCAGCACTGAAGCCAAATATCCATATCAAGGTGTTGATGGAACATGCAATGCAAACAAAGCATCCATCAATGCGGTTACAATTACCGGGTATGAAGATGTTCCTGCCAACAATGAGCAAGCACTACAAAAAGCTGTGGCAAACCAACCAATTTCTGTGGCCATTGATGCTAGTGGATCTGactttcaattttacaaaagtgGTGTCTTTACTGGTTCATGTGGAACTGAATTGGATCATGGTGTTACCGCTGTCGGATATGGAGTAAGTAATGATGGAACTAAGTATTGGTTGGTTAAGAACTCTTGGGGAACCGATTGGGGCGAAGAAGGATACATTAGAATGCAAAGAGGAGTTGATGCTGCTGAAGGACTTTGTGGCATTGCAATGGAAGCATCTTATCCTACTGCTTAA
- the LOC123893068 gene encoding protein WHAT'S THIS FACTOR 9, mitochondrial-like, whose product MMNKFKNGFLPLMNLQFQHRGIAKVRLKWVKNRSLDHIIDKETDLKAASLLKDAIKRSSTGFLTAKTFSDWQKLLGLTVPVLRFMRRYPTLFHEFPHPRWNSLPCFRLTETAELLDSQEQSIYTLHENDTVERLSRLIMMTKNRTVPLQSLYPLKFDLGFPDSFEKTLIPKYPEKFQFVKAYNGVTAIRLKDWCDEFAVSALQKSNECECESGSDQYREFKRGKTALVFPMRFPRGYGGQKKVRFWMDEFQKLPYISPYADSSKIDPKSDLMEKRVVGVLHEILSLCLHKKTKRNYLRSLREELNLPHKFTRIFTRYPGIFYLSLKCKTTTVTLREGYARGKLIDPHPLARHRDKFYHVMRTGLLYRSDGSLKLGEDALMVDSVENDEMRDGDSEEEEVETSDEFSEDEVSDSDDSE is encoded by the coding sequence ATGATGAATAAATTCAAAAATGGTTTTCTTCCATTGATGAACCTTCAATTTCAACATCGTGGCATAGCAAAAGTACGTTTAAAATGGGTAAAAAATCGAAGCCTCGATCACATAATCGACAAAGAAACCGATCTAAAAGCTGCATCACTTCTCAAAGACGCAATCAAACGTTCCTCCACCGGTTTCCTCACCGCCAAAACTTTCTCCGATTGGCAAAAGCTTCTCGGATTAACCGTTCCCGTTCTCCGATTCATGCGCAGGTATCCAACTCTCTTTCACGAATTTCCTCATCCTCGTTGGAATTCTCTTCCTTGTTTCCGATTAACCGAAACCGCGGAACTGTTAGATTCACAGGAACAAAGCATTTACACTCTTCACGAAAACGACACCGTTGAGAGACTCTCTAGGTTAATTATGATGACGAAAAATCGTACTGTTCCGTTACAGTCTCTTTATCCTCTTAAATTTGATTTAGGTTTTCCTGATTCGTTTGAGAAAACATTAATTCCTAAATATCCTGAGAAATTTCAATTTGTTAAGGCTTATAATGGTGTTACCGCGATTCGTCTTAAGGATTGGTGTGATGAATTTGCGGTTTCGGCTTTGCAGAAGAGTAATGAGTGTGAGTGTGAGAGTGGGAGTGATCAGTATAGAGAGTTTAAGAGAGGGAAAACTGCGTTGGTTTTTCCGATGAGGTTTCCGAGAGGTTATGGTGGTCAGAAGAAGGTTAGGTTTTGGATGGATGAGTTTCAGAAATTGCCTTATATTTCGCCTTATGCTGATTCTTCTAAGATTGATCCGAAAAGTGATTTGATGGAGAAGCGCGTCGTTGGGGTTTTGCATGAGATTTTGAGTTTGTGTTTGCATAAGAAAACTAAGAGGAATTACTTGAGAAGTTTGAGGGAGGAGTTGAATCTTCCTCATAAGTTTACTAGGATTTTTACTAGATATCCTGGGATATTTTATCTTTCGTTGAAGTGTAAAACGACTACTGTTACTCTTAGAGAAGGTTATGCGAGGGGGAAATTGATTGACCCGCATCCACTTGCTCGTCATAGAGATAAGTTTTATCATGTGATGAGGACAGGGCTTCTTTATCGTAGTGATGGATCATTGAAACTTGGGGAAGATGCTTTGATGGTTGATTCTGTGGAGAATGATGAAATGCGGGATGGGGATTCTGAGGAGGAAGAAGTTGAAACAAGTGATGAATTCTCCGAGGATGAAGTTTCAGACTCGGATGATAGTGAATGA
- the LOC123890133 gene encoding lipid phosphate phosphatase delta: MEGSAVWQGAVLGGILLWLFSSSYLNLTLKLRSFLQPFVIHYVQTGTPILLKIQSYRVGFLDALFSVLSCVVSVPFYTAFLPLLFWSGHGQLARQMTLLMAFCDYIGNCIKDVVSAPRPASPPVRRVTATKDEEENALEYGLPSSHTLNTVCLSGYLLHYVLTHTQIQGAYINYFGVSLACLFVALVGLGRIYLGMHSLIDVVAGLFIGLGILGLWLTVYECIDNFVVSGQNVTTFWAALSFLLLFAYPTPELPTPSFEFHTAFDGVALGIVSGVQQTYHQFHHDNVPRLFSSEMTIPVFMGRMLVGIPTILIVKFCSKTLAKWTIPVVANTLGIPIKSTTYIPTLNGAKTGEKSKAFDVDTGIRFLQYAGLAWSVVDLVPSIFSYVSL, translated from the exons ATGGAAGGTTCAGCAGTGTGGCAAGGTGCGGTTCTGGGTGGAATACTCTTGTggcttttttcttcttcatatctCAATTTAACTCTAAAGCTTAGATCTTTTCTTCAACCTTTCGTCATTCACTATGTTCAAACTGGAACCCCAATTCTCCTTAAGATCCAG AGTTACAGGGTTGGATTTCTTGATGCTCTTTTTTCTGTGTTGTCTTGTGTTGTTTCTGTGCCATTTTACACTGCTTTTCTCCCTTTGTTATTCTgg AGTGGTCATGGTCAATTGGCTAGGCAGATGACGTTGTTGATGGCGTTTTGTGATTATATAGGGAATTGTATAAAG GATGTGGTTTCAGCACCAAGACCTGCTTCTCCACCTGTGAGGAGAGTAACTGCtacaaaagatgaagaagagaaTGCTTTAGAATATGGACTTCCTTCTTCTCACACACTTAATACAGTTTGCTTATCAGG CTACCTTTTGCACTATGTCCTGACTCATACTCAAATTCAAGGTGcctatattaattattttggaGTTTCGCTTGCTTGCTTGTTCGTGGCCCTCGTTGGTTTGG GAAGAATTTATCTTGGCATGCACAGTTTGATTGATGTTGTTGCTGGCCTTTTTATTGGACTCGGAATCCTTGGTCTTTGGCTTACAGTATATGAATGCATTGACAATTTTGTGGTCTCAGGACAAAACG TTACAACTTTTTGGGCTGCTTTGAGCTTCCTCCTGCTTTTTGCTTATCCAACTCCTGAACTACCAACTCCAAGTTTTGAGTTTCATACTGCTTTCGATGGTGTTGCATTGGGAATT GTGTCTGGGGTACAGCAAACATACCACCAATTTCACCATGACAATGTTCCTCGTTTGTTCTCTTCAGAAATGACAATACCAGTATTCATGGGAAGAATGCTCGTGGGAATACCTACTATTCTAATTGTGAAATTCTGCAGTAAGACTCTTGCAAAATGGACTATTCCTGTGGTTGCAAACACATTAGGCATCCCAATAAAATCAACCACCTATATCCCCACATTGAATGGTGCTAAGACGGGAGAAAAGTCAAAGGCTTTCGATGTTGATACCGGAATTAGGTTTCTACAATACGCAGGTCTAGCGTGGTCTGTGGTCGACCTAGTGCCATCTATTTTTTCATACGTGAGCCTGTGA